A genomic window from Diospyros lotus cultivar Yz01 chromosome 2, ASM1463336v1, whole genome shotgun sequence includes:
- the LOC127795363 gene encoding putative pectate lyase 2 isoform X1 has translation MANFPIFLLLLPWILLPLSASSFQARKLEQDFDEDDNRHVPKTSLPKFSNDPPKKLMNVIDSCWRSDPNWASNRKALADCAVGFGSAAGGGKSGEIYAVTDPSDDPVKPNPGTLRYGAIQDEPLWIIFEKDMVVELENELIINSYKTIDGRGAKVEITGAGCITIDGVSHVIVHGISIHDCKPAKAAMVRSSLEHVGQRLGSDGDGISVFASSDVWIDHCYLARCSDGLVDIIHASTAVTVSNNYFTQHDKMVQVMLLGHRDDYTEDKIMKVTVALNRFGPGLVQRMPRVRHGYAHVANNKYDEWLMYAIGGSADPTILSEGNYFLASDYAYAKQVTKRETNEGWEKWKWRSANDVFENGAFFVPSGWGSCAPLYSHPQLFPVSPGSLVPLLTSDAGPLQCVPSKAC, from the exons ATGGCCAACTTCCCAATCTTTCTCCTCTTGCTTCCATGGATTCTTCTACCCCTTTCTGCTTCAAGCTTTCAAGCTCGGAAACTAGAACAAGATTTTGACGAAGATGATAATCGTCACGTCCCCAAAACCTCTCTCCCAAAATTTAGCAATGACCCACCAAAGAAGCTCATGAACGTTATAGACTCTTGCTGGAGATCAGACCCCAACTGGGCTTCCAACCGCAAGGCCTTGGCCGACTGTGCCGTGGGCTTCGGCAGCGCGGCGGGTGGCGGCAAGTCCGGCGAGATATACGCCGTCACTGACCCCTCCGACGACCCTGTGAAGCCCAACCCCGGAACTCTCCGGTACGGCGCGATACAGGACGAGCCTCTCTGGATCATTTTCGAAAAAGACATGGTTGTGGAGCTCGAGAACGAGCTAATCATCAACAGCTACAAGACCATCGATGGGCGAGGAGCGAAGGTTGAGATTACGGGGGCAGGCTGCATCACCATTGATGGAGTGAGCCATGTGATTGTTCACGGGATCAGTATTCATGACTGTAAGCCGGCGAAGGCCGCCATGGTGCGGAGCTCGCTGGAGCACGTCGGCCAGAGGCTGGGGTCGGACGGCGACGGGATCTCCGTGTTTGCGTCGAGTGATGTGTGGATTGACCACTGCTATCTGGCTCGATGCAGCGATGGGCTGGTTGATATCATCCATGCGTCCACTGCGGTCACCGTTTCTAACAACTACTTCACCCAACATGACAAA ATGGTGCAGGTGATGTTGCTTGGACACAGAGATGACTACACTGAAGACAAGATCATGAAAGTCACAGTAGCTCTCAACCGCTTCGGCCCCGGTCTGGTTCAGAGGATGCCaag GGTGAGGCATGGGTATGCTCATGTGGCTAACAACAAGTACGATGAATGGCTGATGTATGCCATTGGTGGCAGCGCCGATCCAACCATTCTCAGTGAAGGAAACTACTTCTTGGCCTCCGACTATGCTTATGCTAAACAG gtCACAAAAAGAGAGACAAACGAAGGGTGGGAGAAGTGGAAATGGAGGTCTGCAAATGATGTTTTTGAGAACGGAGCCTTCTTTGTTCCATCAGGGTGGGGGAGCTGCGCTCCTCTCTACTCGCACCCACAGCTGTTTCCTGTGTCTCCAGGATCGCTGGTTCCTCTCTTGACTTCTGATGCCGGTCCTCTCCAATGTGTTCCTTCCAAAGcctgttaa
- the LOC127795363 gene encoding putative pectate lyase 2 isoform X2 produces MANFPIFLLLLPWILLPLSASSFQARKLEQDFDEDDNRHVPKTSLPKFSNDPPKKLMNVIDSCWRSDPNWASNRKALADCAVGFGSAAGGGKSGEIYAVTDPSDDPVKPNPGTLRYGAIQDEPLWIIFEKDMVVELENELIINSYKTIDGRGAKVEITGAGCITIDGVSHVIVHGISIHDCKPAKAAMVRSSLEHVGQRLGSDGDGISVFASSDVWIDHCYLARCSDGLVDIIHASTAVTVSNNYFTQHDKVMLLGHRDDYTEDKIMKVTVALNRFGPGLVQRMPRVRHGYAHVANNKYDEWLMYAIGGSADPTILSEGNYFLASDYAYAKQVTKRETNEGWEKWKWRSANDVFENGAFFVPSGWGSCAPLYSHPQLFPVSPGSLVPLLTSDAGPLQCVPSKAC; encoded by the exons ATGGCCAACTTCCCAATCTTTCTCCTCTTGCTTCCATGGATTCTTCTACCCCTTTCTGCTTCAAGCTTTCAAGCTCGGAAACTAGAACAAGATTTTGACGAAGATGATAATCGTCACGTCCCCAAAACCTCTCTCCCAAAATTTAGCAATGACCCACCAAAGAAGCTCATGAACGTTATAGACTCTTGCTGGAGATCAGACCCCAACTGGGCTTCCAACCGCAAGGCCTTGGCCGACTGTGCCGTGGGCTTCGGCAGCGCGGCGGGTGGCGGCAAGTCCGGCGAGATATACGCCGTCACTGACCCCTCCGACGACCCTGTGAAGCCCAACCCCGGAACTCTCCGGTACGGCGCGATACAGGACGAGCCTCTCTGGATCATTTTCGAAAAAGACATGGTTGTGGAGCTCGAGAACGAGCTAATCATCAACAGCTACAAGACCATCGATGGGCGAGGAGCGAAGGTTGAGATTACGGGGGCAGGCTGCATCACCATTGATGGAGTGAGCCATGTGATTGTTCACGGGATCAGTATTCATGACTGTAAGCCGGCGAAGGCCGCCATGGTGCGGAGCTCGCTGGAGCACGTCGGCCAGAGGCTGGGGTCGGACGGCGACGGGATCTCCGTGTTTGCGTCGAGTGATGTGTGGATTGACCACTGCTATCTGGCTCGATGCAGCGATGGGCTGGTTGATATCATCCATGCGTCCACTGCGGTCACCGTTTCTAACAACTACTTCACCCAACATGACAAA GTGATGTTGCTTGGACACAGAGATGACTACACTGAAGACAAGATCATGAAAGTCACAGTAGCTCTCAACCGCTTCGGCCCCGGTCTGGTTCAGAGGATGCCaag GGTGAGGCATGGGTATGCTCATGTGGCTAACAACAAGTACGATGAATGGCTGATGTATGCCATTGGTGGCAGCGCCGATCCAACCATTCTCAGTGAAGGAAACTACTTCTTGGCCTCCGACTATGCTTATGCTAAACAG gtCACAAAAAGAGAGACAAACGAAGGGTGGGAGAAGTGGAAATGGAGGTCTGCAAATGATGTTTTTGAGAACGGAGCCTTCTTTGTTCCATCAGGGTGGGGGAGCTGCGCTCCTCTCTACTCGCACCCACAGCTGTTTCCTGTGTCTCCAGGATCGCTGGTTCCTCTCTTGACTTCTGATGCCGGTCCTCTCCAATGTGTTCCTTCCAAAGcctgttaa